A stretch of the Panicum virgatum strain AP13 chromosome 9N, P.virgatum_v5, whole genome shotgun sequence genome encodes the following:
- the LOC120691800 gene encoding protein NRT1/ PTR FAMILY 8.3-like, producing MDEAAEGSRLLLQEEGGVGDQEPLLLPRDVGLITGDGTVDIRGRPASKHTTGNWRACFSILGNEFCERLAYYGIAKNLITYLKVKLHLGNLEAARTVTTWQGTCYLTPLIGAILADSSWGKYSTIAVFSSIYFIGLAILTLSASVPQLQPPTCSGTACPEAGLLQYGIFFIGLYMIALGTGGIKPCVSSFGADQFDDTDPAERAKKGSFFNWFYFCINMGSFISGTIIVWIQDNSGWGIGFAIPTISMALAIASFFAASNMYRFQKPGGSPLTRVCQVVVAAFRKRHAELPNNMSLLYEVDSQTSAIEGSRKLEHTNELEFLDRAAIVLSADVKSASTPWKLCTVTQVEELKILIRMFPIWATTIIFFAVYAQNSSLFVEQGMVLDKRVGSFNIPPASLSTFDVISVIIWVPLYDRVLVPIARKFTGREKGFSELQRMGIGLVLSILAMVSAALVELKRLEIARSKRLIHEKADVPMSILWQIPQYFLVGAAEVFTAIGQLELFYDQAPDAMRSFCSAFALFTVSMGSYVSSIILTLVSYITTQGGGPGWIPDNLNEGHLDRFFWLVAGISFVNLMVFIGCASRYRYKKAQ from the exons ATGGATGAGGCAGCCGAGGGGAGCAGGCTGCTGCTGCAAGAAGAGGGTGGAGTTGGAGATCAAGAGCCGCTCCTCCTTCCACGG GATGTTGGTCTCATCACAGGTGATGGAACTGTTGATATCAGAGGGCGTCCTGCATCGAAGCACACAACAGGCAATTGGAGAGCGTGCTTTTCTATTCTAG GTAATGAGTTTTGCGAGAGACTGGCTTACTATGGAATTGCAAAAAACCTGATCACCTATCTGAAAGTAAAGCTTCATCTAGGAAATCTCGAAGCTGCAAGAACTGTTACCACTTGGCAAGGGACATGCTATCTCACTCCCCTCATTGGAGCCATCTTAGCAGATTCTAGTTGGGGAAAATACTCGACTATTGCTGTTTTCTCATCAATTTATTTTATT GGACTGGCTATTTTAACGTTATCAGCATCTGTTCCACAACTGCAGCCACCTACATGTTCTGGAACTGCTTGTCCAGAAGCTGGCTTACTTCAGTATGGCATATTTTTCATTGGCCTCTATATGATAGCCCTAGGGACCGGAGGCATCAAACCTTGTGTCTCATCCTTCGGAGCTGATCAATTTGATGACACTGACCCAGCAGAGAGAGCAAAGAAGGGTTCCTTCTTCAATTGGTTCTACTTCTGTATAAATATGGGTTCATTCATCTCAGGCACCATCATAGTGTGGATACAAGATAACTCTGGTTGGGGGATAGGATTTGCCATTCCTACTATATCTATGGCACTAGCAATCGCATCCTTCTTTGCAGCCTCAAATATGTACAGATTTCAGAAACCTGGTGGGAGTCCACTCACAAGAGTGTGTCAGGTGGTTGTAGCAGCATTCCGTAAACGGCATGCCGAATTGCCAAATAATATGTCTCTTCTATACGAAGTTGATAGCCAAACTTCAGCAATTGAGGGAAGCAGGAAGCTGGAGCACACAAATGAACTTGA GTTCCTTGATAGAGCTGCCATTGTCCTATCTGCTGATGTGAAGAGCGCTTCTACACCATGGAAGCTTTGCACAGTCACACAGGTGGAAGAACTGAAGATTCTAATAAGAATGTTTCCTATTTGGGCGACTACTATCATATTCTTTGCTGTATATGCCCAAAACTCGTCCCTGTTTGTGGAGCAGGGCATGGTTCTTGACAAGCGGGTTGGATCCTTCAACATTCCTCCTGCATCCCTCTCAACTTTCGATGTAATCAGTGTCATCATCTGGGTTCCTCTTTATGATCGCGTTCTTGTGCCAATAGCTAGAAAGTTCACTGGAAGGGAGAAGGGTTTTTCTGAGCTACAACGCATGGGAATTGGATTGGTCCTGTCCATCCTTGCGATGGTATCTGCAGCTCTTGTTGAGTTGAAGCGTTTAGAGATTGCCAGGTCCAAACGTCTTATTCATGAAAAGGCTGATGTCCCAATGAGCATTCTTTGGCAAATACCACAGTATTTCTTGGTCGGTGCTGCTGAGGTGTTCACTGCTATAGGTCAGCTTGAGCTCTTCTACGATCAGGCTCCAGATGCCATGAGGAGTTTTTGTAGTGCATTCGCACTTTTCACAGTTTCAATGGGAAGTTACGTAAGCTCAATCATACTGACACTGGTTTCATACATTACAACTCAAGGAGGAGGTCCTGGGTGGATACCTGATAACTTGAACGAAGGCCATCTCGACCGGTTTTTTTGGTTGGTTGCAGGGATAAGTTTTGTGAATTTGATGGTTTTCATTGGTTGCGCTTCAAGATACAGGTATAAGAAAGCCCAGTAG
- the LOC120692657 gene encoding peroxidase N-like, with protein MDMGRKSSCRDDTNGVVAALLLAAALCLGAAAVARGQLTDDFYDYCCPQAEDIVKARVSAAMRAEARMGASLLRLHFHDCFVNGCDGSILLDGSNSEKLAGPNLNSARGYEVVDAIKADLEKACPGVVSCADILALAAKYGVLLSGGPDYDVLLGRRDGLVANQSGANSNLPGPFDSTDTIVQLFKDVGLNTTDVVVLSGAHTIGRARCALFSNRLSNFSAASTVDPTLDASLASSLQSLCRGGDGNQTAALDAGSADAFDNHYFQNLLKQKGLLSSDQGLFSGADAGANATKALVQAYSANPQRFLCDFGRSMVKMGNIRPLTGSSGQIRKNCRAVN; from the exons ATGGACATGGGGCGCAAATCCTCCTGCAGGGACGACACGAACGGCGTGGTGGCGGccctgctgctcgccgccgcgctgtgcctcggcgccgccgcggtggcgcgggGCCAGCTGACGGACGACTTCTACGACTACTGCTGCCCGCAGGCGGAGGACATCGTCAAGGCGCGCGTGTCCGCCGCCATGAGGGCCGAGGCACGCATGGGCGCCTCCCTGCTCAGGCTCCacttccacgactgcttcgtcAAC GGGTGCGACGGATCCATCCTGCTGGACGGGAGCAACAGCGAGAAGCTGGCGGGGCCGAACCTGAACTCGGCCCGGGGGTACGAGGTCGTCGACGCGATCAAGGCCGACCTCGAGAAGGCGTGCCCGGGGGTCGTCTCCTGCGCCGACATCCTCGCTCTCGCCGCCAAGTACGGGGTGCTCCTG AGTGGTGGGCCTGACTATGATGTTCTGCTGGGACGGAGGGACGGTTTGGTGGCGAATCAGTCCGGGGCTAACAGCAACCTGCCTGGACCGTTCGATTCTACTGACACAATCGTTCAGCTGTTCAAGGATGTTGGTCTGAACACAACCGACGTGGTCGTTTTAtcag GAGCCCACACGATCGGCCGGGCGCGGTGCGCGCTGTTCAGCAACCGGCTGTCCAACTTCTCGGCGGCGAGCACCGTGGACCCGACGCTGGACGCGTCCCTGGCGTCCAGCCTGCAGAGCCTGTGCCGGGGCGGGGACGGCAACCAGACGGCGGCGCTGGACGCCGGCTCCGCGGACGCCTTCGACAACCACTACTTCCAGAACCTGTTGAAGCAGAAGGGCCTGCTCTCCTCCGACCAGGGCCTCTTctccggcgccgacgccggcgccaaCGCCACCAAGGCGCTCGTGCAGGCCTACAGCGCCAACCCCCAGCGCTTCCTCTGCGACTTCGGCCGCTCCATGGTCAAGATGGGCAACATCCGCCCGCTCACCGGCTCCTCCGGCCAGATCCGCAAGAACTGCCGCGCCGTCAACTGA
- the LOC120691799 gene encoding protein NRT1/ PTR FAMILY 8.3-like isoform X1 — translation MDKAAEGSRLLLQQEGGDGDRERLLMIPQQDADVIVGDGSVDIKGRPAPKHTTGNWRACFSILGNEFCERLAYYGIARNLVTYLKVKLHLGNLEAARNVTTWQGTCYLTPLIGAILADSYWGKYWTIAVFSSIYFIGLAILALSASVSALQPPTCLGTVCPEASLLQYGVFFIGLYMIALGTGGIKPCVSSFGADQFDDSDPSERAKKTSFFNWFYFCISIGSLISGTFIVWIQDNSGWGIGFAIPTISMALAIACFFAASNIYRYQKPGGSPLTRVCQVVVAAFRKRHAELPNDVSLLYEVDGQISAIEGSRKLEHTNELKFLDRASIISSADVKSESSTDPWKLCTVTQVEELKILVRMFPIWATTIIFSAVYAQNSSLFVEQGMVLDKRLGSFNIPPASLSTLDVISVIIWIPLYDRILVPIARKFTGREKGFSELQRIGIGLVLSILAMVSAALVELKRLEVARSEGLIHEKVDVPMSILWQIPQYFLVGAAEVFTAIGQVDFFYDQGPDAMRSLCSAFALVTVSVGDYVSSIILTLVSYITTQGGDPGWIPDNLNEGHLDRFFWLIAGISFVNFVVFVGCASRYRYKKAQ, via the exons ATGGATAAGGCAGCAGAAGGCAGCAGACTGCTGTTGCAACAAGAGGGCGGAGACGGAGATCGAGAACGGCTCCTCATGATTCCACAG CAGGATGCTGATGTCATCGTAGGTGATGGATCTGTTGATATCAAAGGGCGTCCTGCACCAAAGCACACCACAGGAAATTGGAGAGCATGCTTTTCCATTCTAG GCAATGAGTTTTGTGAGAGACTGGCCTACTATGGAATTGCAAGAAACCTAGTTACTTATCTGAAAGTAAAGCTTCATCTAGGAAATCTCGAAGCTGCAAGAAATGTTACCACTTGGCAAGGGACATGCTATCTCACTCCCCTTATTGGGGCCATCTTAGCAGATTCTTATTGGGGAAAGTACTGGACTATTGCTGTTTTCTCATCAATTTATTTTATT GGTCTGGCTATTTTAGCGCTATCAGCTTCAGTTTCGGCACTGCAGCCACCTACATGTCTAGGAACTGTTTGTCCAGAAGCAAGCTTACTTCAATATGGCGTATTTTTCATTGGCCTATATATGATAGCCCTAGGGACCGGAGGCATCAAACCTTGTGTTTCCTCCTTTGGGGCTGATCAATTTGATGACAGTGACCCATCAGAGAGAGCAAAGAAGACTTCCTTCTTCAATTGGTTCTACTTTTGTATAAGTATAGGATCATTGATCTCAGGCACTTTCATAGTATGGATACAAGATAACTCTGGTTGGGGGATAGGATTTGCCATTCCTACTATATCTATGGCACTAGCTATTGCATGCTTCTTTGCAGCCTCAAATATTTATAGATATCAGAAACCTGGTGGGAGCCCACTCACAAGAGTGTGTCAGGTGGTTGTAGCTGCATTCCGTAAGCGGCATGCTGAATTGCCAAATGATGTGTCTCTTCTATATGAAGTTGATGGACAAATTTCAGCCATTGAGGGAAGCAGAAAGCTGGAGCACACAAATGAACTCAA GTTCCTTGATCGAGCGTCCATTATCTCATCTGCTGATGTGAAGAGTGAATCTTCTACAGACCCATGGAAGCTTTGCACAGTTACCCAGGTGGAAGAACTGAAGATCCTCGTAAGAATGTTTCCCATTTGGGCCACCACTATCATATTCAGTGCTGTGTATGCCCAAAACTCTTCCCTGTTTGTAGAGCAGGGCATGGTTCTTGACAAGCGGCTTGGATCTTTTAACATTCCTCCTGCATCCCTCTCAACTTTGGATGTAATCAGTGTCATCATCTGGATTCCGCTTTATGACCGCATTCTTGTGCCAATAGCTAGAAAGTTCACGGGAAGGGAAAAGGGTTTTTCTGAGCTACAGCGGATTGGAATTGGATTGGTCCTATCCATTCTTGCGATGGTATCTGCAGCACTTGTTGAGTTGAAGCGTTTAGAGGTTGCTAGGTCTGAAGGTCttattcatgagaaggttgATGTTCCAATGAGCATTCTTTGGCAAATACCACAGTATTTCTTGGTTGGTGCTGCTGAGGTGTTCACTGCCATAGGTCAAGTTGACTTCTTCTATGATCAGGGTCCAGATGCGATGAGGAGTTTATGTAGTGCATTTGCACTTGTTACAGTATCAGTGGGAGACTATGTAAGCTCAATCATACTCACGTTGGTTTCATACATTACAACTCAAGGAGGCGATCCTGGATGGATACCTGATAACCTGAACGAAGGCCATCTCGACCGGTTcttttggttgattgcagggaTAAGCTTTGTTAATTTTGTGGTTTTCGTTGGTTGTGCTTCAAGATACAGATATAAGAAAGCACAGTAA
- the LOC120691801 gene encoding protein GID8 homolog: MFLSRIVLRDLDSIDSPASMASSKKVVTRDEWERKLRDVKIRKEDMNRLVMNFLVTEGFVDAADKFRIESGTQPEIDLATITDRMEVKKAVQSGNVQEAIEKINDLNPTILDTNPQLYFHLQQQKLIELIRAGKISEALEFAQEELAPRGEENQTFLEEIEKTVALLVFEDVKNCPYGELLDVSQRLKTASEVNAAILTSQSHEKDPKLPSLLKMLLWTQNQLDEKAAYPRINDLTTAELQDPSI, from the exons ATGTTCCTCTCCCGCATCGTCCTGCGCGACCTGGACTCCATCGACTCGCCGGCCTCCATGGCGTCCTCGAAGAAGGTGGTGACCCGCGACGAGTGGGAGCGGAAGCTCCGCGACGTCAAGATCCGCAAGGAGGACATGAACCGCCTCGTCATGAACTTCCTCGTCACCGAGGGCTTCGTTGACGCCGCCGACAAGTTCCGCATCGAGTCCGGCACCCAGC CGGAGATTGACCTGGCGACCATCACGGATCGGATGGAGGTTAAGAAAGCAGTCCAATCGGGGAATGTTCAGGAGGCCATCGAGAAAATCAACGATCTTAATCCCACG ATTCTGGACACAAATCCCCAACTATACTTTCATCTTCAGCAGCAGAAACTAATAGAGTTGATTCGTGCGGGAAAAATAAGTGAAGCTTTGGAGTTTGCTCAGGAAGAACTCGCACCAAGAGGCGAAGAAAAT caaacatTTCTTGAGGAAATAGAGAAAACCGTAGCACTACTGGTTTTTGAAGATGTAAAAAATTGCCCTTATGGGGAACTGTTGGATGTTTCTCAACGTTTGAAGACTGCAAGTGAAGTTAATGCTGCTATTCTTACAAGCCAAAGTCACGAGAAAG ATCCGAAACTTCCAAGCCTGTTAAAGATGTTGCTTTGGACTCAAAATCAACTGGACGAAAAGGCGGCATATCCACGAATCAATGACTTGACCACTGCAGAGCTGCAAGATCCATCGATATGA
- the LOC120692325 gene encoding nascent polypeptide-associated complex subunit alpha, muscle-specific form-like, translated as MASPPRGQPSPQVPAASHPLPRAFLATSSPRAAAAAPAPPLFTGRPLNPSAPGHVSSAPHGILYPVAKPVAPQLRRVPPIAVGYPRAHPVAVPVAQPSQPLVPSQLRSVASVPRAHVAGMAARPQQPPRGVPIAPQPKVTTAPLVAPSSEQGNPKDRERSRENSTILVINDRKVNLLESESGSLYALCRSWVRNGVPHESQPSFGNGEPILPRPLPASVVDSRISDKENNGAADLDSDEEPQKNADGEYNTSDLLKQHVKRAKKIRAGLQKERLSRIERYKQRLALLL; from the exons ATGGCCTCCCCGCCGCGCGGCCAGCCCTCCCCGCAGGTGCCCGCCGCCTCCCACCCGCTTCCCCGTGCGTTCCTCGCCACCTCCTCCccacgcgccgcggcggcggcaccggcgccCCCGCTCTTCACCGGCCGCCCGCTAAACCCTAGCGCTCCGGGCCACGTCTCCTCCGCGCCCCACGGCATCCTGTACCCCGTCGCGAAGCCCGTCGCCCCGCAGCTCCGCCGCGTCCCCCCCATTGCCGTCGGGTACCCCCGCGCCCACCCCGTCGCTGTCCCCGTCGCGCAGCCGTCGCAGCCCCTGGTGCCCTCGCAGCTCCGTTCTGTCGCGTCCGTGCCTCGGGCTCATGTGGCGGGCATGGCAGCGCGTCCCCAGCAACCTCCGCGAGGAGTTCCGATAGCTCCGCAGCCCAAG GTTACTACAGCCCCTCTTGTTGCACCATCTAGTGAGCAGGGCAACCCAAAGGACAG GGAAAGGAGCAGAGAAAACTCTACaattttggtgattaatgaccGCAAA GTTAACTTGCTGGAAAGTGAGTCAGGATCCTTGTATGCTCTCTGTAGATCCTGGGTGCGTAATGGTGTTCCACATGAAAGTCAG CCAAGCTTTGGAAATGGTGAACCAATTCTTCCAAGACCTTTGCCTGCTTCAGTTGTAGATTCTAGAATATCAGATAAGGAAAATAATGGTGCTGCGGATTTGGATTCAGATGAAGAGCCACAGAAG AATGCTGATGGTGAATACAACACAAGTGACTTATTGAAGCAGCATGTAAAACGTGCCAAAAAGATACGTGCTGG GTTGCAGAAGGAAAGGCTTAGTCGGATTGAAAGATACAAGCAACGCCTTGCACTTCTTTTGTAG
- the LOC120689337 gene encoding peroxidase 54-like: MRPNGGKIAAHRGSRIQSIVAACWEQNGYSPCIQRTYCSEMAGGPYWRVMVGRRDGMEANFDGAQNLPSPKDPLDSLTQKFADLGLDDTDFVALQGAHTIGRAQCQSIQDRLYNFSGTEQADPTLDRAYLAALRQRCPAAAGGGGTGLNDLDPAMPNMFDNSYYANIRCNRGLLRSDQAMVSAPEEGTESTAPIVQRFAKSQAQFFQSFATAMIKMGNIAPLTGSMGEVRRNCRVVN, encoded by the exons ATGAGGCCAAACGGCGGCAAGATAGCAGCGCACCGGGGATCGAGGATACAGTCCATAGTTGCTGCCTGCTGGGAACAAAATGGATACAGTCCTTGTATTCAGAGAACATATTGTAGTGAAATG GCAGGAGGACCGTACTGGAGGGTGATGGTGGGCCGCAGGGACGGCATGGAGGCGAACTTCGAcggcgcccagaacctcccgaGCCCCAAGGATCCGCTGGATAGTCTTACGCAGAAGTTCGCCGACCTTGGCCTCGACGACACCGATTTCGTCGCGCTCCAAG GAGCACACACGATCGGCCGCGCGCAGTGCCAGTCCATCCAGGACAGGCTCTACAACTTCAGCGGCACGGAGCAGGCGGACCCGACGCTGGACCGTGCGTACCTCGCCGCCCTCCGGCAGcgctgcccggcggcggcgggcggcggcggcacgggcctCAACGACCTCGACCCGGCCATGCCGAACATGTTCGACAACAGCTACTACGCCAACATCCGGTGCAACCGCGGCCTGCTCAGGTCCGACCAGGCGATGGTCTCCGCGCCGGAAGAGGGCACGGAATCCACCGCGCCCATCGTCCAGCGTTTCGCCAAAAGCCAGGCCCAGTTCTTCCAAAGCTTCGCGACGGCCATGATCAAGATGGGAAACATCGCGCCGCTCACAGGAAGCATGGGGGAGGTCAGGAGGAACTGCAGGGTGGTGAACTGA
- the LOC120691799 gene encoding protein NRT1/ PTR FAMILY 8.3-like isoform X2, translated as MDKAAEGSRLLLQQEGGDGDRERLLMIPQDADVIVGDGSVDIKGRPAPKHTTGNWRACFSILGNEFCERLAYYGIARNLVTYLKVKLHLGNLEAARNVTTWQGTCYLTPLIGAILADSYWGKYWTIAVFSSIYFIGLAILALSASVSALQPPTCLGTVCPEASLLQYGVFFIGLYMIALGTGGIKPCVSSFGADQFDDSDPSERAKKTSFFNWFYFCISIGSLISGTFIVWIQDNSGWGIGFAIPTISMALAIACFFAASNIYRYQKPGGSPLTRVCQVVVAAFRKRHAELPNDVSLLYEVDGQISAIEGSRKLEHTNELKFLDRASIISSADVKSESSTDPWKLCTVTQVEELKILVRMFPIWATTIIFSAVYAQNSSLFVEQGMVLDKRLGSFNIPPASLSTLDVISVIIWIPLYDRILVPIARKFTGREKGFSELQRIGIGLVLSILAMVSAALVELKRLEVARSEGLIHEKVDVPMSILWQIPQYFLVGAAEVFTAIGQVDFFYDQGPDAMRSLCSAFALVTVSVGDYVSSIILTLVSYITTQGGDPGWIPDNLNEGHLDRFFWLIAGISFVNFVVFVGCASRYRYKKAQ; from the exons ATGGATAAGGCAGCAGAAGGCAGCAGACTGCTGTTGCAACAAGAGGGCGGAGACGGAGATCGAGAACGGCTCCTCATGATTCCACAG GATGCTGATGTCATCGTAGGTGATGGATCTGTTGATATCAAAGGGCGTCCTGCACCAAAGCACACCACAGGAAATTGGAGAGCATGCTTTTCCATTCTAG GCAATGAGTTTTGTGAGAGACTGGCCTACTATGGAATTGCAAGAAACCTAGTTACTTATCTGAAAGTAAAGCTTCATCTAGGAAATCTCGAAGCTGCAAGAAATGTTACCACTTGGCAAGGGACATGCTATCTCACTCCCCTTATTGGGGCCATCTTAGCAGATTCTTATTGGGGAAAGTACTGGACTATTGCTGTTTTCTCATCAATTTATTTTATT GGTCTGGCTATTTTAGCGCTATCAGCTTCAGTTTCGGCACTGCAGCCACCTACATGTCTAGGAACTGTTTGTCCAGAAGCAAGCTTACTTCAATATGGCGTATTTTTCATTGGCCTATATATGATAGCCCTAGGGACCGGAGGCATCAAACCTTGTGTTTCCTCCTTTGGGGCTGATCAATTTGATGACAGTGACCCATCAGAGAGAGCAAAGAAGACTTCCTTCTTCAATTGGTTCTACTTTTGTATAAGTATAGGATCATTGATCTCAGGCACTTTCATAGTATGGATACAAGATAACTCTGGTTGGGGGATAGGATTTGCCATTCCTACTATATCTATGGCACTAGCTATTGCATGCTTCTTTGCAGCCTCAAATATTTATAGATATCAGAAACCTGGTGGGAGCCCACTCACAAGAGTGTGTCAGGTGGTTGTAGCTGCATTCCGTAAGCGGCATGCTGAATTGCCAAATGATGTGTCTCTTCTATATGAAGTTGATGGACAAATTTCAGCCATTGAGGGAAGCAGAAAGCTGGAGCACACAAATGAACTCAA GTTCCTTGATCGAGCGTCCATTATCTCATCTGCTGATGTGAAGAGTGAATCTTCTACAGACCCATGGAAGCTTTGCACAGTTACCCAGGTGGAAGAACTGAAGATCCTCGTAAGAATGTTTCCCATTTGGGCCACCACTATCATATTCAGTGCTGTGTATGCCCAAAACTCTTCCCTGTTTGTAGAGCAGGGCATGGTTCTTGACAAGCGGCTTGGATCTTTTAACATTCCTCCTGCATCCCTCTCAACTTTGGATGTAATCAGTGTCATCATCTGGATTCCGCTTTATGACCGCATTCTTGTGCCAATAGCTAGAAAGTTCACGGGAAGGGAAAAGGGTTTTTCTGAGCTACAGCGGATTGGAATTGGATTGGTCCTATCCATTCTTGCGATGGTATCTGCAGCACTTGTTGAGTTGAAGCGTTTAGAGGTTGCTAGGTCTGAAGGTCttattcatgagaaggttgATGTTCCAATGAGCATTCTTTGGCAAATACCACAGTATTTCTTGGTTGGTGCTGCTGAGGTGTTCACTGCCATAGGTCAAGTTGACTTCTTCTATGATCAGGGTCCAGATGCGATGAGGAGTTTATGTAGTGCATTTGCACTTGTTACAGTATCAGTGGGAGACTATGTAAGCTCAATCATACTCACGTTGGTTTCATACATTACAACTCAAGGAGGCGATCCTGGATGGATACCTGATAACCTGAACGAAGGCCATCTCGACCGGTTcttttggttgattgcagggaTAAGCTTTGTTAATTTTGTGGTTTTCGTTGGTTGTGCTTCAAGATACAGATATAAGAAAGCACAGTAA
- the LOC120692658 gene encoding lysine-rich arabinogalactan protein 19-like, producing MAPPSPRGVPCGPRLVAVLLLLAALGFGVRAGAAAQLCAEYYDRTCPGVHRVVRRVLKKAHEADARIYASLPASTSTTASSRAATPRSCWTTARASCRRSSRRPTTARRAGTPWWTPSRPRWRRPAPASSPAPTSSPSPPRSPSSCPAGPGGACRSAGATAPPPTSPPPTTTSRAPSTTSPRSSRSSAPSASTPPPTSSPSRARTRSGACSASS from the exons atggcgccgccgtcgccccgtgGCGTGCCGTGCGGTCCTCGGCTggtcgccgtcctcctcctgctgGCCGCGCTGGGGTTCGGCGtccgcgccggcgcggcggcgcagctgtgCGCCGAGTACTACGACCGGACGTGCCCCGGCGTGCACCGGGTCGTGCGGCGGGTGCTGAAGAAGGCGCACGAGGCGGACGCCCGCATCTACGCCAGCCTCCCCGCCTCCacttccacgactgcttcgtcCAG GGCTGCGACGCCTCGATCCTGCTGGACAACAGCTCGAGCATCGTGTCGGAGAAGTTCGCGACGCCCAACAACAGCTCGGCGCGCGGGTACCCCGTGGTGGACGCCGTCAAGGCCGCGCTGGAGGAGGCCTGCCCCGGCGTCGTCTCCTGCGCCGACatcctcgccatcgccgccaagATCTCCGTCGAGCtg TCCGGCGGGCCCCGGTGGCGCGTGCCGCTCGGCCGGCGCGACGGCACCACCGCCAACATCACCGCCGCCAACAACAACCTCCCGAGCCCCTTCGACAACCTCACCGCGCTCCAGCAGAAGTTCGGCGCCGtcggcctcgacgccgccgccgacctcgtcGCCCTCTCGGGCGCGCACACGTTCGGGCGCGTGCAGTGCCAGTTCGTGA